In Coregonus clupeaformis isolate EN_2021a chromosome 7, ASM2061545v1, whole genome shotgun sequence, one genomic interval encodes:
- the mcmdc2 gene encoding minichromosome maintenance domain-containing protein 2 isoform X1, with amino-acid sequence MEEVFLLKESVLYFLDRSGALLKLTEDCKPFNDIQRNEAVYRFCISVNPSDIIELDPRLGDCVLHDPLKATSLFQSVCFLSIKTLSLIEKIHTESQVNVILRFTHLPPFPEYTMDLCEFPCGYGPMRPVAMEGLVIAMTRVTKYTQGARFLCSESDCPCSTGFHHIRVHAPGATESATVRSDFSCLLCSSHLKEDIKFRVLGDKQLVELIHVKALDVLKVHPPSALRYQSVTLFLRDELCNSMRIGRLYRVLGIPAHVHQWPNVTWSVEANSVKPWEPEYTGTISSNFQALLTATACSPWRFSAIVANSFGSAVVPPGLYSTLKLGLLLSLVQGRGDNPDSLHCLDLLALTTDTLILDRLMTYSLGLAGRGVRHPATGEMFASLSRDDHGAGTANIHAGSALLATGGVCMLGDLGHHRKDKMDALQSVLESRTVSVIIPGKKYGEDADQQISFPVQCSFWALADSTAPSKKTTRNDSIVLGTVDMGPVPAQLAEAFGLVILCREAGGEQALLAQTVHTLRQAVQPGEPLYPSCIQFTTQDYQEFLAHAQGIQTELSPGAEMMIHGYYMASRRVRSDSGHGAKVSVASIKLLISLAEAHSKLCLRSTVLEEDAVIAVLLCENAITLRHGASALIIPPDAAFPCDLCDLEALHRRDLILEQLHQSIMHFVYAYAPGATSYITEEE; translated from the exons ATGGAGGAAGTTTTCTTACTGAAAGAGTCAGTTTTGTATTTTCTAGACAGAAGTGGAGCTCTTCTTAAACTTACCGAAGACTGCAAACCATTCAACG ATATCCAGCGAAATGAGGCTGTGTATCGGTTCTGTATCAGTGTTAACCCTTCAGACATAATAGAACTGGATCCTAGATTGGGTGACTGTGTGCTCCATGACCCCCTCAAAGCTACATCACTATTTCAATCT GTTTGTTTTCTGTCAATAAAGACACTCTCCCTCattgagaaaatacacacagaaAGTCAGGTGAATGTGATCCTGAGGTTTACACACCTGCCTCCGTTCCCTGAGTACACCATGGATCTCTGTGAGTTTCCCTGTGGTTATGGCCCCATGAGGCCCGTTGCCATGGAGGGCCTGGTCATCGCGATGACGAGGGTCACGAAGTACACACAGGGAGCCAGGTTTCTCTGTTCTGAGTCAGACTGCCCCTGCTCAACAG GGTTCCATCACATCAGAGTGCACGCACCCGGAGCCACTGAGTCAGCCACAGTGAGGAGTGACTTCAGCTGCCTGCTCTGCTCCTCTCACCTCAAAGAGGATATCAAGTTCCGGGTGCTGGGGG ACAAGCAGCTTGTAGAGCTGATCCATGTCAAAGCACTGGATGTCCTGAAAGTCCATCCTCCCAGCGCCCTCAGGTACCAGTCTGTTACCCTGTTTCTCAGAG ATGAGCTGTGTAACTCCATGAGGATTGGACGTCTGTACAGGGTGCTGGGCATACCGGCCCATGTCCACCAGTGGCCCAACGTCACCTGGAGTGTGGAGGCCAATAGCGTTAAACCGTGGGAGCCTGAAT ACACTGGCACCATCAGCTCTAACTTCCAGGCCCTGTTGACGGCCACAGCCTGTTCCCCCTGGAGGTTCTCTGCCATCGTGGCTAACTCGTTTGGCTCCGCAGTGGTTCCCCCGGGCCTGTACAGCACTCTGAAGCTGGGCCTGCTGCTCAGCCTGGTCCAGGGCCGGGGGGACAACCCAGACTCACTGCACTGCCTGGACCTGCTAGCCCTGACTACTGACACACTCATACTGGACAG GCTGATGACGTACAGCCTGGGACTGGctggccgtggggtgagacaccCTGCGACAGGGGAGATGTTTGCCTCTCTTTCCCGTGATGATCACGGAGCGGGCACGGCTAACATCCACGCTGGCTCCGCCCTGCTGGCCACCGGAGGCGTCTGCATGCTCGGGGACCTGGGCCACCACAGGAAGGACAAGATGGACGCCCTTCAGTCAG TTCTGGAAAGTCGGACAGTGTCTGTGATCATCCCAGGGAAGAAGTATGGAGAGGATGCTGACCAGCAGATCTCCTTCCCTGTCCAGTGCAGCTTCTGGGCCCTGGCAGACTCCACAGCCCCCTCAAAGAAGACCACCAGGAATGACAGTATAGTGCTAGGAACAGTG GACATGGGCCCGGTCCCTGCCCAGCTTGCTGAGGCCTTTGGTCTGGTGATCCTTTGtcgggaggcagggggagagcaGGCCCTGCTAGCCCAGACGGTACACACCCTCAGGCAGGCAGTGCAGCCCGGAGAGCCCCTCTACCCATCCTGCATACAGTTTACCACACAGGACTACCAGGAG TTCCTGGCCCACGCCCAAGGGATCCAGACAGAGCTGAGCCCTGGGGCAGAGATGATGATCCATGGCTATTACATGGCCAGCAGAAGGGTCCGCTCAGACTCGGGCCATGGTGCAAAGGTGTCAGTGGCCTCCATCAAGCTACT GATCTCCCTGGCTGAGGCCCACAGTAAGCTGTGTCTGAGGAGCACAGTGCTGGAGGAGGATGCAGTGATCGCTGTGTTGCTGTGTGAAAACGCCATCACTCTCAGACACG GAGCCTCAGCGCTCATTATCCCACCCGACGCAGCGTTTCCCTGTGACCTGTGTGACCTGGAAGCTCTCCACAGGCGAGACCTGATCCTGGAGCAGCTTCACCAGAGCATCATGCACTTTGTCTACGCCTACGCACCCGGGGCCACCAGCTACATCACTGAGGAGGAATAG
- the mcmdc2 gene encoding minichromosome maintenance domain-containing protein 2 isoform X2: MEEVFLLKESVLYFLDRSGALLKLTEDCKPFNDIQRNEAVYRFCISVNPSDIIELDPRLGDCVLHDPLKATSLFQSVCFLSIKTLSLIEKIHTESQVNVILRFTHLPPFPEYTMDLCEFPCGYGPMRPVAMEGLVIAMTRVTKYTQGARFLCSESDCPCSTGFHHIRVHAPGATESATVRSDFSCLLCSSHLKEDIKFRVLGDKQLVELIHVKALDVLKVHPPSALRYQSVTLFLRDELCNSMRIGRLYRVLGIPAHVHQWPNVTWSVEANSVKPWEPEYTGTISSNFQALLTATACSPWRFSAIVANSFGSAVVPPGLYSTLKLGLLLSLVQGRGDNPDSLHCLDLLALTTDTLILDRLMTYSLGLAGRGVRHPATGEMFASLSRDDHGAGTANIHAGSALLATGGVCMLGDLGHHRKDKMDALQSVLESRTVSVIIPGKKYGEDADQQISFPVQCSFWALADSTAPSKKTTRNDSIVLGTVDMGPVPAQLAEAFGLVILCREAGGEQALLAQTVHTLRQAVQPGEPLYPSCIQFTTQDYQEFLAHAQGIQTELSPGAEMMIHGYYMASRRVRSDSGHGAKVSVASIKLLISLAEAHSKLCLRSTVLEEDAVIAVLLCENAITLRHGET; this comes from the exons ATGGAGGAAGTTTTCTTACTGAAAGAGTCAGTTTTGTATTTTCTAGACAGAAGTGGAGCTCTTCTTAAACTTACCGAAGACTGCAAACCATTCAACG ATATCCAGCGAAATGAGGCTGTGTATCGGTTCTGTATCAGTGTTAACCCTTCAGACATAATAGAACTGGATCCTAGATTGGGTGACTGTGTGCTCCATGACCCCCTCAAAGCTACATCACTATTTCAATCT GTTTGTTTTCTGTCAATAAAGACACTCTCCCTCattgagaaaatacacacagaaAGTCAGGTGAATGTGATCCTGAGGTTTACACACCTGCCTCCGTTCCCTGAGTACACCATGGATCTCTGTGAGTTTCCCTGTGGTTATGGCCCCATGAGGCCCGTTGCCATGGAGGGCCTGGTCATCGCGATGACGAGGGTCACGAAGTACACACAGGGAGCCAGGTTTCTCTGTTCTGAGTCAGACTGCCCCTGCTCAACAG GGTTCCATCACATCAGAGTGCACGCACCCGGAGCCACTGAGTCAGCCACAGTGAGGAGTGACTTCAGCTGCCTGCTCTGCTCCTCTCACCTCAAAGAGGATATCAAGTTCCGGGTGCTGGGGG ACAAGCAGCTTGTAGAGCTGATCCATGTCAAAGCACTGGATGTCCTGAAAGTCCATCCTCCCAGCGCCCTCAGGTACCAGTCTGTTACCCTGTTTCTCAGAG ATGAGCTGTGTAACTCCATGAGGATTGGACGTCTGTACAGGGTGCTGGGCATACCGGCCCATGTCCACCAGTGGCCCAACGTCACCTGGAGTGTGGAGGCCAATAGCGTTAAACCGTGGGAGCCTGAAT ACACTGGCACCATCAGCTCTAACTTCCAGGCCCTGTTGACGGCCACAGCCTGTTCCCCCTGGAGGTTCTCTGCCATCGTGGCTAACTCGTTTGGCTCCGCAGTGGTTCCCCCGGGCCTGTACAGCACTCTGAAGCTGGGCCTGCTGCTCAGCCTGGTCCAGGGCCGGGGGGACAACCCAGACTCACTGCACTGCCTGGACCTGCTAGCCCTGACTACTGACACACTCATACTGGACAG GCTGATGACGTACAGCCTGGGACTGGctggccgtggggtgagacaccCTGCGACAGGGGAGATGTTTGCCTCTCTTTCCCGTGATGATCACGGAGCGGGCACGGCTAACATCCACGCTGGCTCCGCCCTGCTGGCCACCGGAGGCGTCTGCATGCTCGGGGACCTGGGCCACCACAGGAAGGACAAGATGGACGCCCTTCAGTCAG TTCTGGAAAGTCGGACAGTGTCTGTGATCATCCCAGGGAAGAAGTATGGAGAGGATGCTGACCAGCAGATCTCCTTCCCTGTCCAGTGCAGCTTCTGGGCCCTGGCAGACTCCACAGCCCCCTCAAAGAAGACCACCAGGAATGACAGTATAGTGCTAGGAACAGTG GACATGGGCCCGGTCCCTGCCCAGCTTGCTGAGGCCTTTGGTCTGGTGATCCTTTGtcgggaggcagggggagagcaGGCCCTGCTAGCCCAGACGGTACACACCCTCAGGCAGGCAGTGCAGCCCGGAGAGCCCCTCTACCCATCCTGCATACAGTTTACCACACAGGACTACCAGGAG TTCCTGGCCCACGCCCAAGGGATCCAGACAGAGCTGAGCCCTGGGGCAGAGATGATGATCCATGGCTATTACATGGCCAGCAGAAGGGTCCGCTCAGACTCGGGCCATGGTGCAAAGGTGTCAGTGGCCTCCATCAAGCTACT GATCTCCCTGGCTGAGGCCCACAGTAAGCTGTGTCTGAGGAGCACAGTGCTGGAGGAGGATGCAGTGATCGCTGTGTTGCTGTGTGAAAACGCCATCACTCTCAGACACG GCGAGACCTGA
- the LOC121569234 gene encoding transcription factor 24-like: MLPMVGRQTIRMDSGNGPVTVMDESPTSSPSSSPSPDMLTTDSRRPEALQHSRVVQAGGLSGRGRPAAANAARERSRVQTLRSAFLELQRTLPSVPPDTKLSKLDVLILATTYIAHLTRTLQEEGMEEGESNRQTEALHSLKGEGYLHPVKKWPMRSRLYVGASGQFLNNSKQTENQGASSSTSQT; this comes from the exons ATGCTCCCTATGGTTGGAAGACAGACGATCCGCATGGATAGTGGAAATGGCCCAGTGACAGTTATGGATGAGAGTCCCAcatccagccccagctccagccccagtccTGACATGCTGACCACCGACAGTCGGCGTCCGGAGGCCCTGCAGCACTCTAGGGTGGTCCAGGCGGGTGGCCTCAGTGGCAGAGGGCGGCCGGCAGCAGCCAACGCAGCGCGGGAGAGGAGTCGAGTGCAGACTCTGAGAAGCGCATTCCTGGAGCTACAGAGGACTCTGCCGtcggtgccaccagacacaaaACTGTCCAAGCTCGACGTGTTGATTTTGGCCACCACGTATATTGCCCATCTGACTCGAACCTTGcaagaggaggggatggaggagggagagagcaacagacaaacagaggccTTACACTCGCTGAAAGGTGAAGGTTACCTGCACCCTGTGAAA AAGTGGCCAATGCGATCCAGGTTATACGTCGGCGCCAGCGGTCAGTTTCTGAACAATTCAAAACAGACAGAAAATCAAGGCGCATCATCGTCGACCTCGCAGACATAA